CTCAGGGTAAACTCCACGAGCCGACTTTGTCGGCTGTTCCTTAGATTTGATTTTTTATTTTTGTCTTTACTGGTAACTGATAACTGGTCACTGGTAACTGTCGTTAGCGGGCGGGTGGCGGAACTGGCAGACGCACAGGACTTAAAATCCTGAGGTCCTCACGGACCGTGAGGGTTCAATTCCCTCCCCGCCCAGTAGTTTCAACAAAATAAAATAGAATTGAGCGAGTAAAAAGATGTCCAAACTCTGCGAAAAACTTAAACAGAATAAATTTGTTATTACGGCGGAACTGTTTCCTCCGAAAGGGACGGATACGTCTGTCCTTATGAAACGGGCGGATATAATCGGGCCTTTAGTTGACGGAATAAATGTGACCGACAATCAGCGCGCTTGTATGCGGTTGGGTTCAATAGCGATTAGCCATTTACTTTTAGATAAAGGATATGAGCCCATTGTACAAATGACTTGCCGGGACAGAAACCGTATTGCGTTGCAGTCAGATCTTTTGAGCGCCTATGTGTTAGGAATACGAAATATTTTGATACTCAGCGGAGACCATCCGAGCGTGGGAGAATATAAAGATATTAAAGGTGTTTATGATCTTGATACGATCCAGCTTCTAAATGCCGTAAAAACTCTTCAATCCGGATCCGACCTTTCAGGCGGTAAACTAAAAGGATCGCCGGAATTTTGTGTAGGAGCTGTTGTTAATCCTACGGCAAATCCGGTTGAGCTTCAAATAATGATGATGGAAAAGAAAGCCAAAGCCGGGGCAAAGTTTTTTCAGACACAAACTGTGTTTGATGTTCAAAAATTTAAGGAATTTTACAACAAGGTAAAAAGCTTTGGCGTAAAGGTTTTGCCGGGAGTAACACTTTTAAAATCGCCTGAGTTTGTTAAATTTTTAGGCAATCTTCCCGGAGTTAGTATCCCTAAAGAAGTTGCTGAAAGGATAGAATCCTCAAAGGAACCTCTGAAGGAAGGAATAAAAATCTGCGCAGAAACTATTAAAGAGCTGAAAAAGTTTGCCGATGGCGTCCATATTATGGCAATCGGCATGGAAGAATACATCCCGGAAATATTGAAGGAAGTTGGTTAAGGATAATAATTCCGTTTGAATCTTGAAAACGTCATTGCGCGCCTTTGGGCCTTTGTGGCAGAAAGACACAAAGGAAGCAGTTTGCGACGAAGCAATCTCAGTGTTTGATGAATTGAGATCGCCGCGCCCTTCGGGCTCGCGATGACTTTTTAATTAAAAAAGGATTTAATATGTTGGAAGTCAGCCTGATTATAATTATTATTTTGGTTTTAGTATTGCCTATAACTGTTCACTTTATTGAAAAAAATCTTGAGGCATTTCTTTTTTTCATGGGAATACTTGCAGTTACGTTTTCGCATTTTTGGAATAATGAAAAAATGTGGTCTTTTCGGCTTGTAAAAGAAGCGCTTGTTGAACCCATTATGATAACCTTAGCCGTAGTTGTTGTCGGTATAATTGTTTTTATTTTTAAAAAACAAATTGAAAAATATATTTCAGGGATAGAAAAATCACTTGGAAGGGAATGGTTCACATTTTCACTAATTTTGTTTTTAGGCCTTTTTTCAAGTTTTA
The sequence above is a segment of the Elusimicrobiota bacterium genome. Coding sequences within it:
- a CDS encoding methylenetetrahydrofolate reductase, with translation MSKLCEKLKQNKFVITAELFPPKGTDTSVLMKRADIIGPLVDGINVTDNQRACMRLGSIAISHLLLDKGYEPIVQMTCRDRNRIALQSDLLSAYVLGIRNILILSGDHPSVGEYKDIKGVYDLDTIQLLNAVKTLQSGSDLSGGKLKGSPEFCVGAVVNPTANPVELQIMMMEKKAKAGAKFFQTQTVFDVQKFKEFYNKVKSFGVKVLPGVTLLKSPEFVKFLGNLPGVSIPKEVAERIESSKEPLKEGIKICAETIKELKKFADGVHIMAIGMEEYIPEILKEVG